The nucleotide window TAAGAAAGAGACAACTATATACAGAGCCAAGGACACAAGATGATTAGCTAAAAAGAAATTAGGTAAGTTGTAGTCATACTAATAAAAGAGGAAATGGCTGCATTCATTTCAAGCTGAGAAGCGACGCGACATCTTTCACAACATCTAAAAGGTAGGATTTGGGGAGTTATATGTAAAAGGACGCACGTAGCAGATAAACTGACCCctataatataaacatcatAAGAAAGAACAAGTAGAAATGTCTGTATACCTTTCCGATTTAAGATTTAAGTAAAAACATCTGCCGAACTACCAATTTCTAACTTATCAATTCGCAAAATGTCGGAAACTCACATCCAACATTATGTAACGTAAAATCAACGTATTGCTTGATACATTAAAGTCCATTTTAAAATCGATttgaataacataaaatttattagtggcacgtttaaaaaaaataagagtattaaaaaaacatttttaaataaaacagccAGTTTGTTGAGTTGTTGTAgtatttcatgaaaaaaaaaaacaataattctgCAAGCTCGTTCTCGTTTTCGAagttgcaataaataataaatcctcGCGTTCAACGCCTCACTGAAAAGAATTTACAGATTAATAATTAGGATTGttgattaaattaacataaatagaGTGTGCATATGAACTTTTGAATCTGTTCTCGTAAAAGGTCATATCAAAAATACCCTAATCCCTGTTTCTTGAAGATATATGTATGCtagaatatggatgaagcgaaagaagtatgcaggaatcaTGTCAAGTGAAAAGATGGAGTCATTATCTGAAAATTTGAAAGAAACTGACTAATGCGTGAAATGCAGTTAGAAGTTTCTCAGTTCAATAAGCAGTTTCTCACTTAATTACCAAATATCTTTTTAGTTCAGTAAATAGTTTTACTACCTTCGAATTTCACTTCAATCACAAATTTGTCATGTAACAGTTTCTTACGTTCAAAAAGTAAGCATTTTCTCATTTacctattaatatattaaataaattatactaaatAGTTGGTTTCTCACCTAAAATCTAATAGTTCCTGAAGTTTCTGTTGGATTTGAACCCGCCACCGCCTCCGGGAGATGAATTCAGGAACAGTTCGATGTAGCGATGATCCATGTTGTTCTTGTCGCGTCGCATCGCCTAagcagaaaatataattacataaagtaatatttcgttcgctaaaatatataatacatatagtcacgtctataacccttacggggtagacggaaccaacagtcttgaagagactgataggccacgttcagctttttgacttaatgatagaattgagattcaaatagtgacagattgctaacccatcgcctaaaaaagaatcccatgtttgaaagcctatcccttagtcgccttttacaacatccatgggaaagagatggagtggtcctattcttttttgtattggtgccgggaaccacacggcgcattttttttaacattttaatataataagtatgctatattaaaacttttaaggACTACATTGATCATGACTTCAAAAATgagaatatgtatataaaaagagtaatgagtgtggaaaAAAGCGGGACTCTCAGGCAAGACTGTAAAGATTTCTTCAgagattggagcatatatacaacctccgacacaacatcgtgtgtcgcgcggttccccaggcgtcaccCCAGCCTGGCGggagatcttccctttggtggcggtcgagccgaatcatcgctcccgctacattatGTTTTTCGGGACATCTAAGTTCGCGATGAATgactagttatatatatacactctgtctattctaagtttggttAGTTGtggagttgacgttgttgaagaaaacgctgcagtgcagtttgtcaccgcttctgcactgacgctttagaagcggcagtaaacttagttataagtcatttatttgaagtcaaccaatgttgtgaaaacaaaagatatgacaattatctatactaatctatactaatattataaagctgaagagtttgtttatttgaacgcgctaatctcaagaattactggttcgaattgaaaagttCTATTTGCGTtgaagaccatttatcgaggaaggctttaggctatataacaccacgctgcaactattaggagcgaagaaataatggaaaatgtataaaacaaaaacggggaaaattattcatccttgagtgcttcaatgatgcccaaaataactattccacgcggacgaagtcgcgggcgcagctagttaagtgatatgaagtaatGAAATGCCTACTAACATAGTTATAAGTATACTAACATAATGAGTCTGGttacttgaataaataatttttcattcattcattcattcattcaatgaaaaaaaaaaaaaaaattgacaatttatttttttaattttgactcACCCTCATGGCGTCTTCGTGGCATTCAAACTCGACGTCCGCTTCCCCGGAAGGCCTTCCGCTATTGTCGTACAGTATGTTGATGTTCACCGGCCTGATCGGTTTGAAGAACTGTGAACGGTGGTCAAAATGTCAAATCTAGGAATTTCaatgttacatttttaaatgattgtGTAAATCAATCAAGgtgagatatatatatatattttcattcatataatcacgtctatatcccttgcggggtacacagagacAGCAGTGTTTAaaggctgacaggccacgttcagctattaggcttaatgatagaattgagattcaaatagtgacaggttgctagcccaacgcctaaaaaaagaatgccaaatTTGTAatgctatcccttagtcgccactTTTTTTTATGGGCATAACAGATAAATTGTATTGTACTCACAAAAGCAATGTGAAAAACAGTAACtgaatacaatatataataaatatatttcaaaattggacacaaggtatcactaaatgacgtcacatcacttaaatccaattacaactactgccgctttcaaagcgcatgtaTGTGTAGAAGCgcaagcggcggaacaaactacacagcAGCAACAACAACTACTCACGTAAGCGATATCCTGCGGAGAAGCTTTGAACGGCAGACCGCGCATGTGCACGCAATGGCAGCCGCCGCCCCCCCCTCGGCTGCGGAACCCGCCCCGACCTCCGCCATAGCTGCCGCCACCtgtaattcaaaaaattcaaaatttaaaatttttattcattattataggatacttcatatcgcttgataattgtcaaaacgtatggtttaacaacattggttgacgtcaaataaataacttaaaactaagtttactgccgcttccaaggcaaTTATATGAAAGTTACTTgctcatacaaataatcacgtctatatcccttgccgttCTGAGCAAACCTGCTTCTGATGCTTCCTTGTGCTTGTGTGGGTTATTGCACTTTTGATAATAGTCCACACAAGTATCAAAcctgtatgtaatgtaatttacGATTCTATTAGCACCTTGTGTTAAATTTAAGATCTGTTACAATGGGACTGACATTGTCTTAATGACAAAAGTCCCAAAAAAAGAAgagaatcactccatctcttttcaatggatgtcgaaaaaggcgactaagggataggcttacaaacttgggattctttttttaggcgatgggccagcaacctgtcactatttggatctcaattccatcttaaagccaaacagctgaacgtggcctattagtctttacaagactgttggctctgtctaccccgcaagggatatagacgtgattttatgtaatgtatgtatgtatgtactttctacatacatacataaaatcacgcctctctcccggaggggtaggcagagactacctctttccacttgccacgatctctgcacacttccttcgcttcatccacattcataactctcttcattcaaatttctcatacaaataatcacgtctacatcccatgccgtggccgtgtggttcccggcaccaatacaaaaaagaataggatcactccatctcttttcaatggatgtcgaaaaaggcgactaggggataggcttacaattttattaggcgatgggccagcaacctgtcactatttggatgtcaattctatcataaagccaaatagctgaacgtggccgatcagtctttacaagactgttagctctgtcgaccccacaagggatatagacgtgacgatatgtatgtatattacttGGGGGCTTGAccgagtcaacagtcttgaaaagacagataggccacgttcagctgtttggcttaataatagaattgagatttaagaagtgacaggttgctaaaagaagattatccatcgcctaaaagaagaatcccaaccaCGGCAAACGTGGTTTTGCcatataggtaaaaaaaaatttaataatttctagtcaaaaaaatgttaagggtggacaacccttatcactaagggttatgatgataaatagatgttgaccgattctcagacctacggGAACGaatattgtgacacgagaattttatatacaagcTGTGTCTgtaacttcgtccgcgtggaatagttattttgggcatcattgaagccctcaagtatgaataatttaccccggttttttttttcacattttccattatttcttcgctcctaatagttgcagcgtgatgttatatagcttaaagccttcctctataaatggtctattcaacacaagaagaattttccaattcgaaccagatagttcctgagattagcgcgttcaagcaaagaaacaaactcttcagttttataacattagtatagataaaataaacatacatacatatggtcacgtctatatcccttgcggggtagacacagccaacagtcttgaaaagactaaatggccacgttcagctgtttgtttcaatgatagaattgagattcaaatagcgacaggccGCCAACCCatcatcgtctaaaaaagaatccaaagtttgtgagtagataaaataaaaaatttaaatactattcTTAATTACCTCTTCCCCTGGATCCGAATCGGCTACCCGAAAAGCGATCGTTCCTATCGTACGGCGTGGGGCGGTACCCTCTGTTGGATCTGAATCCGACCTCCATCCTCGCGCCGTACGCTCGCACTTCATCCGCCGAACTTACGAACACTTCAATGTATCTGTGGgtgcaaaaaaaattggcgATGTAAATTCAGTTTTTCGGTGTTGATAATAAGTTTctattttgcgtgaaagaaatttctttcgCGATAAAACCGCCTTTggaatgatatttttttttttctttttaaacccTTTTTGATGCTTTCTATTTTGAAGatctaacatttttaaatttaagtctttttgcaacttaaattgaaaattttaaattacgcTTTGAAGCCGTAACTGATTTAATAGTACCTACACCTAGTACTTATATTGTCGTAATTACGTGATcccattttgaaaataaatataattcctTTCTTTACTTTCTTCTATCAAGTGTGAAAATCCATTACCCGAATTGTGTAAAGttcagttaaaaattaatagggACTCGGGAAGTCCCCAAGTCAGTCTAGTTTCATGTTATTACCTAACGTAATACTGGAAAGTTATCTGGGTGAATCCCGTGTTCTTACCCAGAAACGAAAATTGGGATAAACACTTAAAGGATTGATGAATTAGGTTGAGAGTGTTAACGCTCATTTGTCAAGTACAGCAAATAGGCTGATGATTATTTACCAAGGGAGCCTTGAAATCATAAGCCCTGTATCATGGAAgtctaaagttttttttagcTTGTTGTGAAGTGTAAGTGACTAATGCGTcagctaaaattaaaatttattgaaatcaaattttttcatggaatgtatttttttttggaagtgTCTAGTCTGCCACCAGTggtcatttaataaaaataaatatactgccACTTGTggttagataaaaaattatattattctgcCGCTATAGGCACAATAACAAATAAGGCTATTTTGCCACAAGTGGCAAGTCAAACCAACAAAATATTCTACCGCTAGTTAGAGGCAGCACACCTACCAAAAATAAACAGCCACCAAAGCTGAGGCAAGCCTTTTGCGGCAATTGATATACTTATCAAAAAGTAGTAAATGATACACGATttctaagaaatatatttatttttcatgtacgagtacataacaacgtttatttagatattgtttttttttttttcttaactccTACTACTGTTAGATCATGTCCTTTGGGTCGACCTCTGCGTTTTCGGACAGCTGGTAATCTTATTGTTTGATTAACAAGAGCATTACAGGTCTGTGCCTGATTTAATGCCTTTAGCATTAGCTAAAGGCATTAAATCAGgcatatttttgtcatttctATCTTCAGTTTTTACATGTTTCTCAGCCTTTTCtagattttgtttctgttCAACAGGTTTCTctatatgtagatttatttctttctcatcctgtttattatgtattataagtTGTGTCTCTGCGTATTCTATATTTACTATCTCTAAATCTTCTGCAGTATGgtcgattatatgtatgtgccttatttgtttttatcgtTACGTTTTCATAGTTTTTTGTGTCTTCCTTTTCTGTTTCTGGttcaatatgtattattacatGTGTctctaagtttattttattgctttctttttgttcattatgtattattactatatttttagcaaATCCAATTTGCTCTGTTTCTAAAACCTCTGTagtgttattgttaatttctaTGTTACTTGTTCTTTTAAAcgtattttcatctttatttctgtcatcattttctatttcttcgtcgtttatttctaaatgttgtatttttttggtcTCTTCCTTTTGATTAAGtactgttattgttttatggcctttattattttaacatagctgatttgtatttttgcggTACACAGAAAAAGCACTCTAAGTGCTTTTTCTGGGTTTTAtcgttaattataatttacagtaATACAAACAATGAAAACAGTTTAAAACTTCCTCATCaactacaaaaacaaaaaccgaaagggttatgtttttgtttttgtcacaTTGCTAACTTCGGTACGATACTTTaacataatgaaatatatgcTTTATATACAACTTATAAGGAACATATTCCAATAACTAATAACTTGTGGCGGAATAGCATTTTATATTAGTCTGCCGCAATAGGAACAACTTCACTACGCTGCCCtagtgtattttaaaattagacttTATTAGTTTGACTAAAGGAACAAATTTGAATACCACAATACTTGTGgcagaattatttaatttcttattttaccaCTAGCGGCTTAGTAATTCGATTTGTTAAATGGCCGCTGGTGGCGGACTAGAcacttccttttttttttaagaaaggtTTCTTTTTCATGCTGTATTAGAAATCGAGCTGTAAAACTGAGCACGTCATTAAGAATGGCCTATAACATGAGAAAAAGTAACGGCATATGACAAAACCTACGAATCCTGATGTAGATTCGTTTAAGAATATAACCTCTAGAGAAATTGAATAttacttttcaaattttattcatagtgtaccccgcaagagatatggacgtgattaatgatgtttaattattgtttaaatattacatttatatttttgcgaCGTAATTTTACAAACACAATAAGAAAGAAgcttttaatttctttgtcataatttagttttttttttcttttttttgtttccagCCAGCATAATGAATGTTCCTAATTCAAAATACCATTGATACCACCCATGGTTAAACAATATAAGTAGACCATCTTCATTCTTCATCCCCGCTCCCCGTCGTTCGCCCCGTCCCGCTCCCACACTTCGCCCCCTCGCTCGCCCAACCTTTGACAACTCAACAACCAATCACGTGTATGCATTTTCAAACGCTACCTATTGCTTAGAATAcaatataactatgtacttgtAAACTTCAAATTGGGACGCGCGCCATTTtggagataaaaaaaaacagtttaagGCAAAGGAAACGGGACACAAGGACCAGAAGTGATTGTGAAAATGACATGGAAAGTTGGCTTTTGTAGGAGGATATATAAGGATGATAGGACGTGCCCAATACGTAGATGTTTATTAAGCGCATAGTTACTTAATTCATGTAAGCTAGGCCTCATTTGCTAAAAATACTCAacaattttcatacaaacattaatgtttctatgaaaattacattttttttttgtaaatgagTCTATGTATTATTAAGATTGTGAAATACTTAGGTCATACATTACAGgttcattaaaaacaagaatgtagattaaaaaacaattaaaaatacttatatcataataattacgTCAATTGCAACAGTTGTATAAACAAAGTGTTAATAACTATTGTATGACCAAAGCGCATTACAATATCAACAATATGGGAGCGTTGAAAAAATGCAagaattttaacaaattttattgttaacattCCCTTAATTTAAAAGGATAGTCCCATTAACTAAAAGCCCACCTTATGGTCATTGGTCACTAGAATCTACAGGCGTAAACAAatttaaggaaataaataattttatttatcccaTTATTTTAAAGTCCATAATTCCTTATAGCCTGTAGACCTATAAATGTAGACCAACAACATAGGAGGTCCCAGACTTATCCCACTACaccaaataatatttaccgTAGTCGTCTTTTGTGCCGCAGTGATTATCTTAAGTTTCATAGcccattatttaaaactacaaaTTCATGTTTCACATTGACTTCTGATGAACATTTGTTATGGaatttctttgaatttttttatagaaagcCCAGAAATTTCTACATGTTTACCTTACAGAAGCAAAACATATTGATTATGAcgataataacaaataaaaactctTTAAAACAAACTCCTGATGTATATATTGGCCTCTTTAAAGCCCATCAAAGATCGTCACTACGGCAGCCTACGGTTTCATTGAAAACCCCCACCTGTGTCCTATTTTCTCCCTGTCCCTGTTGAGCGCTTCCTGTGCGCTCTCCTTGTCAACGAAGTGTACGAATGCCTCGCCCGACGCCCGCCCTCTGAAGTCCGACAGTAAGTGCACCCCATCCGGTGCAACGCTCAACCCTGGCCCACCCGAAAAGATCATTATTAAGTCACGACCGTGAAGCCACTGTGGTCGGTAAGCCAATTGGTATAGACGTTTCCCAAATTGTAAGCTGCATTATAAAATTACGAAGCATGTTTGTGATGTTGATAAAAATGTCACACTTATACTTTGATACCTTACACCCCAGTTAGTTTTAGATAAACAGCTAAATTGTTTGGGAAATGCCGAATGGAGATACTGCATGCATTTAACTGAATACTGAcaagttttctttaattttcaaacCACAGTGTCGCCACACAATCATCCTACCCCATTGAATTTACATTGTGAATAGGATAAGATAGTTTCTTACCATCAAAAAATTGGATGACTTCCTCCTTGGAACATCCAAATGGGAGACCTCGAAGTTTGACGATGCCCATGTCATCAGTAACATTGGGAAGGCTGTCGAACCCATTCTCACTTTGACGCATTGCGTTCAGTGCCCACTCCATGTCTTGACG belongs to Amyelois transitella isolate CPQ chromosome 10, ilAmyTran1.1, whole genome shotgun sequence and includes:
- the LOC106134829 gene encoding heterogeneous nuclear ribonucleoprotein H; amino-acid sequence: MLGSGDSGHIVKLRGLPFSTTIEDVLDFLTGVNVVNGKEGVHLTEVRPGRPSGECFVEVESQEDVDAALKKDKEIMGKRYIEVFSTDRQDMEWALNAMRQSENGFDSLPNVTDDMGIVKLRGLPFGCSKEEVIQFFDGLSVAPDGVHLLSDFRGRASGEAFVHFVDKESAQEALNRDREKIGHRYIEVFVSSADEVRAYGARMEVGFRSNRGYRPTPYDRNDRFSGSRFGSRGRGGGSYGGGRGGFRSRGGGGGCHCVHMRGLPFKASPQDIAYFFKPIRPVNINILYDNSGRPSGEADVEFECHEDAMRAMRRDKNNMDHRYIELFLNSSPGGGGGFKSNRNFRNY